The proteins below come from a single Salvelinus alpinus chromosome 18, SLU_Salpinus.1, whole genome shotgun sequence genomic window:
- the ywhah gene encoding 14-3-3 protein eta yields MADREQLIQRARMAEQAERYDDMASAMKQVTELSEPLSNDDRNLLSVAYKNVVGARRSSWRVTSSIEQRAMADGNDKKLELVKAYRETIEKELETVCQDVLNLLDQFLIKSCGEDQLESKVFYLKMKGDYYRYLAEVATAEKKTSAVESSEGAYKEAYEISKSMAATHPIRLGLALNFSVFYYEIQNAPEEACKLAKEAFDEAIGHLDNLNEDSYKDSTLIMQLLRDNLTLWTSDQQDSEGGEAQP; encoded by the exons ATGGCAGATAGAGAGCAACTGATCCAGAGAGCCCGTATGGCTGAGCAGGCGGAGCGGTACGATGACATGGCCTCAGCGATGAAACAG GTGACTGAGCTGAGTGAGCCTCTGAGTAACGACGACCGCAACCTGCTCTCCGTGGCCTACAAGAACGTGGTGGGAGCCCGGCGGTCCTCCTGGCGCGTCACCTCCAGCATCGAGCAGAGGGCCATGGCCGACGGCAACGACAAGAAGCTGGAGCTGGTGAAGGCCTACCGGGAGACCATCGAGAAGGAGCTGGAGACGGTCTGCCAGGACGTGCTCAACCTGCTCGACCAGTTCCTCATCAAGAGCTGTGGAGAAGACCAGCTGGAGAGTAAGGTGTTCTACCTGAAGATGAAGGGCGACTACTACCGCTACCTGGCCGAGGTGGCCACGGCCGAGAAGAAGACCTCCGCCGTGGAGTCCTCCGAGGGAGCCTACAAGGAGGCCTACGAGATCAGCAAGAGCATGGCGGCCACCCACCCCATCCGCCTAGGTCTGGCCCTCAACTTCTCTGTGTTCTACTACGAGATCCAAAACGCCCCCGAGGAGGCCTGCAAGCTGGCCAAGGAGGCCTTTGATGAGGCCATCGGACACCTGGACAATCTGAACGAGGACTCCTATAAGGACTCCACCCTCATCATGCAGCTGCTGCGGGACAACCTGACCCTGTGGACCAGCGACCAGCAGGACAGCGAGGGGGGAGAGGCCCAACCCTGA